A window of Anaerolineales bacterium genomic DNA:
GATCGACTCGCCGATCAGGCCGATCTCCGTGACCTCTCCGCCATAGGTGTTCTCTGGAATCCCGTCAAAGACCACCGTCACCGGTTGGCCTACCGCGACCCGGTTGATGTCGATCTCGGACAGGCTGATGTCCACCAGCATTTGGCTCAAGTCAGCCAAGCCGAAGCCCGGCAACCCGGGCGAGACCTGATCGCCGGGTTTGACTTCGACCGAGGTCACCTGCCCGGCGAACGGCGCCGCGATCTGAGCCATCTCTGCTGTCGATTGCGCCGCAGCCACACGCGCCTTGGCGGCCACGATGTCAGCGGCATCCGCTCCGTCCTTCAGGCGGTCCCACTCGCGATTGGCGTCCCCCAGGCGCGCCTGGGCCTGCGCCACTTCGGCGTCGAGCAGCGCCTGGTCAATCGGCGAGGGGCGTCCGGTGTACCAGTTCAGGGCGCGCTTTGTGGAATCCAAATGCTGCTGCGCCTGCGCCACCATTTCGAGCGCGGCCGCCTTATTGGAGTCCTCCCACGGGTCTCCCCCCACGCGGCCGTAGGCCGAATTCGCGTTCTCCAGTGACTGCTCGGCAAGCACCAACCTCGCCCGCGCCAGATCCAGCGTGGCGGCGCTGGCGCGGTAGCCTTCTTGGCGGACGCGCCACTTGTACTCGGCGTCCTTCAGCGCGTCCTGCGCCTGCGCCAACGCCAGCTGGGCTTCGGCCTGCGGCGACCCCGACTGCAGCAAGTGGTCCAGCGCTCGTTGCGCCTCGACCAAATCCGCCTGAGCGGCGATCACCGATGCCGGGACCGAAGTCTGACGCAGCCTCGCCAGCACCTGGTCGACCTCAACGCGTTCGCCGACCTGCACGGTCACCTCTTCGACCGTACCGCTGGTCTCAAACTGCAGGCTGGCCGCTTGATTCGGACGGACGGTTCCCGTCGCACCCACGACGGCCGTCAGATTGCCCCGCTCGGCCGGCTGAGTCTGCAGATCCTCAGCCTGCGTCGGGCGCGCCGTGCACGCCTGAGCCACGGTCCCAACCACCAGCAAAACCGCCGTGCACAGGATGATCGTCCTTGGCCTGTTCCTCATTCCATTTTCCTTTTCCGCCCATTCCTTACCAGCCTATTATCCAGCGATGAAGAACGCGTGAAGCTGCAGGGGTTGGGCGTTCGCTCGATTCGAATCCGCCAATCTCGCGTTCCGGCTCACTCAGCCCCAGGTAATAAGCCCAACTCGACCGCGCAGGGCGATCCCGGATGCGCCACCCGTCACGACCGGTGGCTTGGGCGTCAGCTTGTCGGCGAAGGGGAAGAATACCATGTCCCTCGGGCGAAATTCGTTAAGCCCTGATGAGCCGGTCGGTCGCGCAGGCCGCCCCATAGCGCCTTGCAGCAGTTGCCGGCAGCCTCTCTCAAGCCCTCTTCCGGGGGGCGGACCGCTGCGGGGGATCCCCGCACAGGGGTTTCTGGCGGGATAGGACGACCTTCTGCCGGCCGTGTGACATCCTGGACTGATACAGTCCTACTTCGATGCATATCATCTGTACAAGTAGTCCGCGGAGGGGCGGTAATGCAGGCAATTCCGGGTGAGAACCTTGTTATTGACCGTAAGGCGCGTATGCGCATCCCGCTGGTGGATGTGGTTGCCAGGCCGGCC
This region includes:
- a CDS encoding efflux RND transporter periplasmic adaptor subunit, with the protein product MRNRPRTIILCTAVLLVVGTVAQACTARPTQAEDLQTQPAERGNLTAVVGATGTVRPNQAASLQFETSGTVEEVTVQVGERVEVDQVLARLRQTSVPASVIAAQADLVEAQRALDHLLQSGSPQAEAQLALAQAQDALKDAEYKWRVRQEGYRASAATLDLARARLVLAEQSLENANSAYGRVGGDPWEDSNKAAALEMVAQAQQHLDSTKRALNWYTGRPSPIDQALLDAEVAQAQARLGDANREWDRLKDGADAADIVAAKARVAAAQSTAEMAQIAAPFAGQVTSVEVKPGDQVSPGLPGFGLADLSQMLVDISLSEIDINRVAVGQPVTVVFDGIPENTYGGEVTEIGLIGESI